A window of the Arachis duranensis cultivar V14167 chromosome 5, aradu.V14167.gnm2.J7QH, whole genome shotgun sequence genome harbors these coding sequences:
- the LOC107487339 gene encoding uncharacterized protein LOC107487339 translates to MASTYSCKHCGTNLNLRSFYAFPPDFYFEAGNKGSVSFSAVDAAKLRFEKEDKIKPFFETLNYWGIQRKRTKMICNSCAHLLGYIYDDGPPLTDTPGQFHMGPSQVIPRAPRYRFKTKALTILQHPS, encoded by the coding sequence ATGGCTTCCACCTACAGCTGCAAGCATTGCGGCACCAACCTCAACCTGAGATCCTTCTACGCCTTCCCACCGGACTTCTACTTCGAGGCCGGCAACAAAGGTTCCGTCTCCTTCTCCGCCGTGGACGCCGCCAAGCTCCGATTCGAGAAAGAGGACAAAATCAAACCCTTCTTCGAAACCCTAAACTACTGGGGCATCCAACGAAAGAGGACCAAGATGATCTGCAACTCTTGCGCCCATCTCCTTGGCTACATCTACGACGACGGCCCTCCACTCACCGATACTCCCGGTCAGTTCCACATGGGTCCCAGCCAGGTCATACCTCGTGCCCCCAGGTACCGCTTCAAGACCAAAGCACTCACAATTCTTCAACATCCCTCTTAA
- the LOC107487442 gene encoding DNA-directed RNA polymerase II subunit RPB1 has translation MDIRFPYSPAEVAKVRRVQFGIISPDEIRQMSVVQIEHGETTERGKPKVGGLSDPRLGTIDKKLKCETCTAGMAECPGHFGHLELAKPMFHIGFMKTVLSIMRCVCFNCSKILADENDHKFKQATKIRNPKNKLKKILDACKNKSKCEGGDEIDLAGGHDTDEPVKKSRGGCGAQQPKITIDGMKMTAEYKSQRKKSDDQEQLPEPGERKQHLTAERVLGVLKRISDEDCKLLGLDPNYARPDWMILQVLPIPPPPVRPSVMMDTSSRSEDDLTHQLAMIIRHNENLKRQERNGSPAHIILEFAQLLQFHIATYFDNELPGLPRATQRSGRPIKSICSRLKAKEGRIRGNLMGKRVDFSARTVITPDPTINIDQLGVPWSIALNLTYPETVTPYNIERLKELVEYGPHPPPGKTGAKYIIRDDGQRLDLRYLKKSSDHHLELGYKVERHLNDGDFVLFNRQPSLHKMSIMGHRIKIMPYSTFRLNLSVTSPYNADFDGDEMNMHVPQSFETRAEVLELMMVPKCIVSPQSNRPVMGIVQDTLLGCRKITKRDTFITKDVFMNILMWWEDFDGKVPTPTILKPEPLWTGKQVFNLIIPKQINLTRVSSWHNDSERGSITPGDTLVRIEKGELLTGTLCKKTLGTSTGSLIHVIWEEVGPDAARKFLGHTQWLVNYWLLQNAFSMGIGDTIADASTMEVINQTISKAKEEVKQLIRKAQEKNLDPEPGRTMMDTFENRVNQALNKARDDAGNSAQRSLSESNNLKAMVTAGSKGSFINISQMTACVGQQNVEGKRIPYGFIDRTLPHFTKDDYGPESRGFVENSYLRGLTPQEFFFHAMGGREGLIDTAVKTSETGYIQRRLVKAMEDIMVKYDGTVRNSLGDVIQFLYGEDGMDAVWIETQKLDSLKMKKSEFDRAFKYEFDDENWRPTYMLEEPIEDLKTIREFRNVFEAEVQKLENDRLQLATEIATTGDSSLPLPVNLRRLIWNAQKMFKVDFRRPSDMHPMEVVEAIDKLQERLKVVPGEDPLSQEAQKNATLLFNILLRSTFASKRVLEEHRLSREAFEWLVGEIESRFLQSLVASGEMIGCVAAQSIGEPATQMTLNTFHYAGVSAKNVTLGVPRLREIINVAKRIKTPSLSVFLNPETGKTKERAKGVQCALEYTTLRSVTQATEVWYDPDPQSTIIEEDVDFVKSYFEMPDEEVPLDKMSPWLLRIELNREMMVDKKLSMADIAEKINLEFDSDLQCIFNDDNAEKLILRIRIMNDEAPKGEIQDESAEDDVFLKKIESNMLTEMTLRGIPDINKVFIKPTKVQKFDEIEGFKTHEEWALDTEGVNLLAVMCHEHVDAKRTTSNHLIEVIEVLGIEAVRKALLDELRVVISFDGSYVNYRHLAILCDTMTYRGHLMAITRHGINRNDTGPMMRCSFEETVDILLDAAVYAETDYLRGVTENIMLGQLAPIGTGECALYLNDEMLKNAIELQLPSYMDGLDFGMTPARSPISGTPYHEGLMSPSYLLSPNLRLSPTSDAQFSPYVGGMAFSPTSSPGYSPSSPGYSPSSPGYSPTSPGYSPTSPGYSPTSPGYSPTSPTYSPSSPGYSPTSPAYSPTSPSYSPTSPSYSPTSPSYSPTSPSYSPTSPSYSPTSPAYSPTSPAYSPTSPAYSPTSPSYSPTSPSYSPTSPSYSPTSPSYSPTSPSYSPTSPAYSPTSPGYSPTSPSYSPTSPSYSPTSPSYNPQSAKYSPSLAYSPSSPRLSPSSPYSPTSPNYSPTSPSYSPTSPSYSPSSPTYSPSSPYNNSGASPDYSPSSPQYSPSTGYSPSQPGYSPSSTSQYTPQTSDKDDRSTR, from the exons ATGGATATTCGGTTCCCTTATTCTCCGGCGGAGGTCGCCAAAGTCCGAAGGGTTCAGTTCGGAATTATCAGCCCCGACGAGATT AGACAAATGTCTGTGGTGCAAATTGAGCACGGCGAGACTACGGAGAGGGGGAAACCCAAAGTTGGAGGGTTGAGCGACCCTCGCCTTGGAACCATTGATAAGAAGTTGAAGTGTGAGACTTGCACGGCTGGTATGGCCGAGTGCCCGGGGCATTTCGGTCACTTGGAGCTGGCTAAGCCAATGTTTCACATTGGATTTATGAAGACGGTTCTCTCCATAATGCGTtgtgtttgcttcaactgctcCAAGATTTTAGCCGATGAG AATGACCATAAGTTTAAACAGGCGACGAAGATTAGGAATCCGAAAAATAAGCTGAAGAAGATTTTGGATGCTTGTAAGAACAAAAGCAAGTGTGAAGGTGGTGACGAGATTGACCTTGCTGGTGGTCACGACACAGACGAGCCGGTTAAAAAGAGCCGTGGCGGCTGTGGTGCTCAGCAGCCTAAGATCACCATCGATGGTATGAAGATGACTGCAGAGTACAAATCTCAAAGGAAGAAGAGTGATGATCAGGAGCAGCTTCCTGAACCTGGGGAAAGGAAGCAGCATCTTACTGCAGAAAGG GTTCTTGGTGTTCTAAAAAGAATAAGTGATGAGGACTGCAAATTATTGGGCTTGGATCCCAATTATGCCCGCCCAGACTGGATGATTTTACAAGTTCTCCCAATTCCACCTCCACCTGTGAGACCTTCTGTTATGATGGACACATCCTCAAGGAGTGAG GATGATTTGACCCATCAGTTGGCCATGATCATCAGGCACAATGAGAATTTGAAGAGACAAGAGAGGAATGGATCACCTGCCCATATTATACTTGAGTTTGCCCAGTTGTTGCAGTTCCACATAGCCACATATTTTGACAATGAGTTGCCTGGGTTGCCAAGA GCTACCCAGAGATCCGGAAGGCCTATCAAATCAATATGTAGCAGGCTCAAGGCAAAGGAAGGTCGTATTAGAGGAAACTTGATGGGAAAAAGAGTTGATTTTTCTGCCCGAACAGTGATTACACCAGATCCAACCATTAACATCGATCAATTGGGGGTACCATGGAGTATCGCTCTGAACCTTACTTATCCTGAGACTGTGACTCCATATAACATTGAAAG GTTGAAGGAACTTGTTGAGTATGGACCCCATCCTCCACCTGGAAAAACTGGTGCTAAGTACATCATTCGTGATGATGGGCAAAGACTTGATCTCAGATATTTGAAGAAAAGTAGTGATCATCATTTGGAGCTTGGGTACAAG GTCGAGCGTCATTTGAATGACGGAGACTTTGTTCTCTTCAATCGTCAGCCTAGTCTTCATAAAATGTCTATCATGGGGCATAGAATCAAAATCATGCCTTATTCTACGTTCCGGCTTAATCTGTCTGTAACTTCCCCTTATAATGCTGATTTTGATGGGGATGAAATGAATATGCATGTTCCTCAGTCATTTGAAACAAGAGCAGAGGTGTTGGAGCTTATGATGGTGCCTAAATGCATTGTGTCACCTCAATCAAACAGGCCTGTAATGGGAATTGTGCAAGATACACTTTTAGGATGCAGAAAAATCACAAAGAGAGATACCTTCATCACAAAG GATGTTTTTATGAACATTTTGATGTGGTGGGAAGATTTTGATGGGAAAGTTCCGACTCCTACAATATTGAAGCCAGAGCCATTGTGGACTGGGAAACAAGTTTTCAATCTCATCATTcctaaacaaataaatttaacaaGAGTTTCAAGCTGGCACAATGATAGTGAACGGGGATCCATAACCCCTGGGGATACCTTGGTCAGAATTGAGAAGGGAGAATTACTTACTGGAACTCTTTGCAAAAAGACACTTGGTACATCTACTGGAAGTCTAATTCACGTCATCTG GGAAGAGGTTGGCCCTGATGCAGCTCGTAAATTTCTTGGCCATACTCAGTGGCTTGTAAACTACTGGCTTTTGCAGAATGCGTTTAGCATGGGAATTGGTGATACAATTGCTGATGCTTCGACTATGGAGGTTATTAACCAGACTATATCAAAGGCTAAGGAGGAAGTGAAGCAACTCATTAGGAAGGCTCAAGAAAAAAATCTGGACCCTGAACCTGGTCGGACAATGATGGATACCTTTGAAAATAGAGTGAATCAG GCACTGAATAAAGCTCGAGATGATGCTGGAAACAGTGCACAAAGAAGTTTATCCGAGAGCAATAATCTAAAAGCAATGGTCACAGCAGGCTCCAAAGGAAGTTTTATCAATATATCTCAGATGACTGCTTGTGTGGGACAGCAGAATGTTGAGGGGAAGAGAATTCCATATGGGTTTATAGATCGGACACTGCCCCACTTTACAAAAGATGATTATGGGCCTGAAAGTCGTGGCTTTGTGGAGAACTCATATCTCCGTGGACTTACCCCTCAGGAGTTCTTTTTCCATGCCATGGGAGGTCGAGAAGGTCTTATTGATACTGCAGTGAAGACTTCTGAAACTGGGTACATCCAGAGACGGCTTGTGAAGGCTATGGAGGACATCATGGTTAAGTATGATGGGACAGTTAGGAACTCTTTGGGAGATGTTATACAATTTCTTTATGGAGAAGATGGTATGGATGCAGTTTGGATAGAAACACAGAAGTTGGATTCACTGAAAATGAAGAAGTCAGAATTTGATAGGGCCTTTAAGTATGAGTTTGATGATGAAAACTGGAGGCCCACTTACATGCTAGAAGAGCCTATAGAAGACTTGAAAACCATCAGAGAGTTTCGCAATGTGTTTGAGGCTGAAGTTCAAAAGCTTGAAAATGATAGACTTCAACTTGCAACTGAGATAGCCACTACTGGTGACAGTTCTCTTCCACTACCTGTTAATCTAAGGAGGCTTATCTGGAATGCTCAGAAGATGTTCAAGGTTGACTTCCGAAGGCCTTCTGATATGCATCCAATGGAAGTCGTGGAAGCTATTGATAAGCTACAAGAGAGACTTAAGGTTGTTCCAGGTGAAGATCCCTTGAGTCAAGAAGCTCAGAAGAATGCTACCCTCTTGTTCAATATTTTGCTCCGCAGCACTTTTGCTAGTAAACGTGTCTTGGAAGAACATAGGCTCTCTCGTGAGGCATTTGAGTGGCTAGTGGGAGAAATAGAATCAAGGTTCCTGCAGTCACTTGTAGCCTCTGGGGAAATGATTGGTTGTGTAGCAGCGCAATCAATTGGTGAGCCTGCTACTCAGATGACTCTCAACACCTTCCACTATGCTGGTGTTAGTGCTAAGAACGTTACACTTGGTGTTCCGAGGTTAAGGGAAATCATTAATGTTGCAAAGAGGATCAAAACACCTTCTTTGTCGGTATTTTTGAATCCCGAGACTGGCAAGACTAAAGAAAGGGCCAAGGGTGTGCAGTGTGCTTTAGAATATACTACTCTTAGGAGTGTGACTCAGGCTACAGAGGTTTGGTATGATCCAGACCCCCAGAGTACAATAATTGAAGAAGATgttgattttgtgaagtctTACTTTGAAATGCCCGATGAAGAAGTTCCTCTTGATAAAATGTCACCTTGGTTGCTTCGCATAGAACTGAATCGTGAAATGATGGTGGATAAGAAGTTGAGTATGGCTGACATTGCTGAGAAGATTAACCTTGAATTTGATTCTGATCTGCAATGTATTTTTAATGATGACAATGCTGAAAAGCTTATACTTCGTATCCGTATTATGAATGATGAAGCTCCCAAGGGAGAGATTCAGGATGAGTCGGCTGAAGATGATGTTTTcttaaagaaaatagaaagcaaCATGCTGACTGAAATGACCTTACGTGGCATTCCAGACATCAACAAAGTTTTTATAAAACCCACCAAAGTTCAGAAATTTGACGAGATTGAAGGTTTTAAAACTCATGAGGAATGGGCACTTGATACAGAAGGTGTCAATCTTTTAGCTGTGATGTGCCATGAGCATGTTGATGCCAAGAGGACCACAAGCAACCATTTGATTGAAGTTATCGAAGTTCTTGGAATTGAGGCAGTCCGAAAAGCTCTGCTTGATGAACTGCGTGTTGTCATTTCTTTTGATGGTTCTTATGTGAACTACAGGCATCTGGCTATTCTTTGTGATACCATGACTTATCGGGGGCATTTGATGGCTATTACACGTCATGGTATCAACAGGAATGATACCGGGCCAATGATGAGATGCTCATTTGAAGAGACAGTTGACATTCTCCTTGATGCTGCAGTATATGCCGAGACTGATTACTTGAGGGGAGTCACTGAAAATATTATGTTAGGTCAGCTTGCCCCTATTGGAACTGGAGAATGTGCTCTATATCTAAATGATGAGATGCTTAAGAATGCTATTGAGCTCCAGCTACCTAGCTATATGGATGGTCTTGATTTTGGCATGACGCCTGCTCGTTCCCCAATTTCTGGAACTCCCTATCATGAAGGCTTGATGTCTCCAAGTTATTTGTTGAGCCCAAATCTGCGCCTGTCACCAACTAGTGATGCACAGTTTTCACCTTATGTTGGTGGAATGGCTTTCTCTCCTACTTCATCCCCGGGGTACAGTCCTTCATCACCGGGATATAGTCCATCATCACCTGGATATAGCCCTACCTCTCCTGGCTACAGCCCGACATCTCCTGGCTACAGCCCCACCTCTCCAGGCTACAGCCCTACCTCTCCCACGTATAGTCCTAGTTCTCCAGGATATAGTCCTACAAGTCCAGCTTATTCTCCTACTAGTCCATCATACTCTCCCACTTCACCAAGCTACAGCCCAACTTCTCCAAGCTACAGCCCAACTTCTCCAAGCTATAGCCCCACCTCACCAAGCTACAGCCCCACCTCACCTGCCTACAGCCCAACTTCACCTGCCTACAGCCCAACATCACCTGCATACAGTCCTACTTCTCCTTCATATAGCCCAACATCACCTTCATATAGTCCTACTTCTCCTTCATATAGCCCAACATCACCTTCATACAGCCCAACATCACCTTCATACAGTCCTACATCACCTGCGTACAGCCCTACCTCTCCTGGTTATAGCCCCACATCACCTAGTTATAGCCCCACTTCTCCCAGTTATAGTCCTACTTCTCCCAGTTACAATCCACAGTCTGCAAAGTATAGTCCTTCCTTGGCATATTCTCCAAGTAGCCCTAGATTGTCTCCGTCAAGCCCGTATAGTCCAACATCTCCAAACTACAG CCCAACATCTCCATCATATTCTCCAACATCTCCATCTTATTCTCCATCAAGCCCAACATACAGCCCCAGCAG CCCATACAATAATTCTGGTGCAAGCCCGGACTATAGCCCAAGCTCTCCACAATACAG CCCCAGTACGGGATACTCACCGAGTCAACCTGGTTATTCACCATCATCAACCAGCCAATACACCCCACAAACAAGTGACAAGGATGATAGGAGCACTCGCTGA
- the LOC107487304 gene encoding uncharacterized protein At1g76070: protein MEKLSQIKNKFLKFLPKEPVASMGIQNPSLSPRRSPVSIIPKEARRNHKRGTSFSAKEPSSPKVSCIGQVERKKKNKNKNKNHKNVQKNQIHNIDSVLSPEKKILLWIAKGNCNEGSKQSGKAFVLEEKESATPTLGTMKKFASGRGTLSDFDFTLEQR from the coding sequence atggagaaactatctcaaattaagaacaaattcTTAAAGTTTCTTCCAAAAGAACCTGTAGCCTCAATGGGCATTCAGAATCCGAGTCTAAGTCCTCGTCGATCACCAGTTTCTATAATTCCGAAGGAAGCTCGAAGAAACCACAAAAGGGGTACAAGCTTCAGTGCTAAGGAACCCTCCTCTCCCAAGGTCTCATGCATTGGACAAGTTGAGcgcaagaagaagaacaagaacaaaaacaagaaCCATAAGAACGTACAAAAAAACCAAATACATAATATTGACTCTGTTCTAAGCCCTGAAAAGAAGATTCTGCTGTGGATTGCCAAGGGAAATTGTAACGAGGGATCAAAGCAAAGTGGGAAAGCTTTTGTATTGGAAGAGAAAGAATCAGCTACCCCAACTTTGGGCACCATGAAGAAATTTGCTAGTGGTAGAGGAACCTTGtctgattttgattttacaCTTGAACAAAGGTGA